The following proteins are co-located in the Ailuropoda melanoleuca isolate Jingjing chromosome 13, ASM200744v2, whole genome shotgun sequence genome:
- the NPTX1 gene encoding neuronal pentraxin-1 translates to MQYRQPNAHTDTDGHARLRDGKALRERGRETILSQKETIRELTTKLGRCESQSTLDAGAGEARAGGGRKQPGSGKNTMGDLSRTPAAETLSQLGQTLQSLKTRLENLEQYSRLNSSSQTNSLKDLLQSKIDDLERQVLSRVNTLEEGKGGPKNDTEERVKIESALTSLHQRISELEKGQKDNRPGDKFQLTFPLRTNYMYAKVKKSLPEMYAFTACMWLKSSAAPGVGTPFSYAVPGQANELVLIEWGNNPMEILINDKVAKLPFVINDGQWHHICITWTTRDGVWEAYQDGTQGGNGENLAPYHPIKPQGVLVLGQEQDTLGGGFDATQAFVGELAHFNIWDRKLTPGEVYNLATCSTKALSGNVIAWAESHIEIYGGATKWTFEACRQIN, encoded by the exons ATGCAGTACAGACAGCCCAACGCGCACACGGACACAGACGGGCACGCGCGCCTCCGCGACGGGAAGGCGCTCCGTGAGCGCGGAAGG GAGACCATCCTGAGCCAGAAGGAGACCATTCGCGAGCTGACCACCAAGCTGGGCCGCTGCGAGAGCCAGAGCACCCTGGACGCGGGCGCCGGCGAGGCCCGGGCCGGCGGTGGCCGCAAGCAGCCCGGCTCGGGCAAGAACACCATGGGCGACCTGTCTCGGACGCCGGCTGCCGAGACGCTCAGCCAACTCGGGCAAACTTTGCAGTCGCTCAAAACCCGCCTGGAGAACCTCGAG CAGTACAGCCGGCTTAATTCCTCCAGCCAGACCAACAGCCTCAAGGATCTGCTGCAGAGCAAGATCGATGACCTGGAGAGGCAGGTGTTGTCTCGGGTGAACACTCTGGAGGAGGGCAAGGGTGGCCCCAAGAACGACACGGAGGAGAGGGTCAAGATCGAGAGCGCCCTGACCTCCCTGCACCAGCGGATCAGCGAGCTGGAGAAAG GTCAGAAGGACAACCGCCCCGGAGACAAGTTCCAGCTCACGTTCCCGCTGCGGACCAACTACATGTACGCCAAGGTGAAGAAGAGCCTGCCCGAGATGTACGCCTTCACCGCGTGCATGTGGCTCAAGTCCAGCGCGGCCCCCGGGGTGGGCACGCCCTTCTCCTACGCGGTGCCGGGCCAGGCCAACGAGCTGGTTCTCATCGAGTGGGGCAACAACCCCATGGAGATCCTCATCAACGACAAG GTGGCCAAGCTGCCCTTTGTGATCAACGATGGCCAGTGGCACCATATCTGCATCACCTGGACCACCCGGGACGGGGTCTGGGAAGCCTACCAGGATGGCACCCAGGGTGGCAATGGCGAGAACCTGGCACCCTATCACCCCATCAAGCCGCAGGGGGTGCTGGTGCTGGGCCAGGAGCAG GACACCCTGGGTGGCGGGTTTGACGCCACGCAAGCGTTCGTGGGCGAGCTGGCCCACTTCAACATTTGGGACCGCAAGCTGACCCCCGGGGAGGTGTACAACCTGGCCACCTGCAGCACCAAGGCCCTTTCTGGGAACGTCATCGCCTGGGCCGAGTCCCACATCGAGATCTACGGGGGAGCCACCAAGTGGACATTCGAAGCCTGTCGCCAGATCAACTGA